In Cervus elaphus chromosome 5, mCerEla1.1, whole genome shotgun sequence, the following proteins share a genomic window:
- the EIF4ENIF1 gene encoding eukaryotic translation initiation factor 4E transporter isoform X2 — translation MDRSVGETENGDAFLDLKKQPASRSPHRYTKEELLDIKERPHSKQRPSCLSEKYDSDGVWDPEKWHASLYPASGRSSPVESLKKELDTDRPSLVRRIVDPRERVKEDDLDVVLSPQRRSFGGGCHVTAAVSSRRSGSPLEKDGDGLRLLGGRRIGSGRIISARTFEKDHRLSEKDLRDLRDRDRERDYKDKRFRREFVDSKRVFGERRRNDSYTEEEPEWFSAGPTSQSETIELTGFDDKILEEDHKGRKRTRRRTASVKEGIVECNGGVAEEDEVEVILEQEPAADQEVPREAVLPEQSPGEFDFNEFFNLDKVPCLASMIEDVLGEGSVSASRFSRWFSNPSRSGSRSSSLGSTPHEELERLAGLEQAILSPGQNSGNYFAPIPLEDHAETKVDILEMLQKAKVDLKPLLSSLSANKEKLKESSHSGVVLSVEEVEAGLKGLKVDQQVKNSTPFMAEHLEETLSTVTSNRQLKKDGDMTAFNKLVSTMKASGTLPSQPKVSRTLESHLMSPAEIPGQPVPKNILQELLGPPVQRPASSNLLSGLMGSLEPTTSLLGQRAPSPPLSQVFQTRAASADYLRPRIPSPIGFTSGPQQLLGDPFQGMRKPMSPVTAQMSQLELQQAALEGLAVPHDLAVQAANFYQPGFGKPQVDRTRDGFRNRQQRVTKSPAPVHRGNSSSPAPAASITSMLSPSFTPTSVIRKMYESKEKSKEEPASGKAALGDSKEDTQKPSEENLLSSSSVPTADRDSSPTTNPKLSTLQRFSCSTPLSQTNRYTKEQDYRPKATGRKTPTLASPVPGTPFLRPVHQVPLVPHVPIVRPAHQLHPGLVQRMLAQGVHPQHLPSLLQAGVLPPGMDLTHLQGLSGPILSQPFYPLPATSHPLLNPRPGTPLHLAMMQQQLQRSVLHPPGSGSQAAAVSVQTTPQNVPSRSGLPHVHSQLEHRPSQRSSSPVGLAKWFGSDVLQQPLPSMPTKVISVDELEYRQ, via the exons GAGGAGCTCTTGGATATTAAAGAACGCCCTCATTCCAAACAGAGGCCTTCGTGCCTCTCTGAGAAATACGACAG TGATGGTGTCTGGGACCCTGAGAAGTGGCACGCCTCCCTCTACCCAGCTTCAGGGCGGAGCTCACCGGTGGAAAGCCTgaagaaagagctggacacggacCGGCCTTCCCTCGTGCGCAGGATAGTAG ATCCACGAGAGCGTGTGAAGGAAGATGACTTAGATGTTGTTCTCAGCCCACAGAGACGCAGCTTTGGAGGGGGCTGCCACGTGACGGCTGCCGTCAGCTCCCGGCGCTCAGGAAGCCCGCTGGAGAAAGACGGCGACGGGCTCCGCCTGCTTGGCGGACGCAGGATCGGCAGCGGGAGGATCATCTCTGCTCGGACCTTTGAGAAGGATCACCGTCTTAGCGAGAAGGACCTGCGAGACTTGAGAGATAGAGACCGCGAGAGGGACTACAAGGACAAGCGTTTCAGG AGGGAGTTTGTGGATAGTAAGCGTGTCTTTGGTGAGCGTAGAAGAAACGATTCCTACACAGAAGAAGAACCAGAATGGTTCTCAGCTGGACCCACGAGTCAGTCTGAAACCATTGAGCTGACTGGCTTTGATGATAAGATACTGGAAGAAGACCATAAGGGGAGAAAAAGAACAAGGCGACGAACAGCCTCTGTGAAGGAAG GCATAGTCGAGTGCAATGGAGGAGTGGCTGAAGAGGATGAGGTGGAGGTCATCCTCGAACAGGAGCCCGCTGCTGATCAGGAAGTGCCAAGGGAGGCCGTCTTGCCTGAGCAGTCCCCAGGAGAATTTGACTTTAATGAGTTCTTTAACCTTGATAAGGTGCCATGCTTGGCTTCG ATGATAGAAGATGTTTTGGGAGAAGGTTCCGTCTCTGCCAGTCGGTTCAGTAGGTGGTTCTCTAACCCAAGCCGATCAGGAAGCCGATCCAGCAGCCTTGGGTCAACACCTCATGAAGAACTGGAGAGACTTGCAG GTCTGGAACAAGCCATCCTCTCTCCTGGACAGAACTCGGGGAATTATTTTGCTCCTATACCATTAGAAGACCATGCCGAAACTAAAGTGGATATTCTAGAAATGCTACAGAAAGCCAAAGTGGATTTAAAACCTCTCCTTTCCAGCCTTTCTGCAAATAAAGAAAAGCTTAAAGAGAGCT CACATTCAGGGGTTGTGCTTTCCGTGGAGGAGGTGGAAGCAGGGCTCAAGGGCTTGAAGGTTGACCAGCAAGTGAAGAATTCGACTCCCTTTATGGCAGAACATTTAGAGGAGACCCTGAGTACTGTGACCAGCAATAGACAGCTCAAAAAAGACGGAGATATGACTGCGTTCAACAAGCTAGTGAGCACCATGAAGGCAAGTGGGACTTTGCCTTCTCAGCCTAAAGTCAGT CGAACCCTTGAAAGCCATTTGATGTCCCCTGCTGAGATTCCAGGCCAGCCTGTCCCTAAGAACATCTTGCAG GAACTTCTGGGCCCACCTGTTCAGAGACCTGCTTCTTCCAATCTCCTGAGTGGCCTTATGGGGAGCTTGGAGCCTACAACATCATTACTGGGCCAGAGAGCACCCTCTCCTCCATTGTCACAGGTGTTTCAGACGAGAGCAGCCTCAGCAGACTACCTTCGTCCCAGAATACCATCACCAATTG GTTTCACGTCAGGACCACAGCAGCTTCTCGGAGATCCATTCCAAGGCATGCGCAAGCCCATGAGCCCAGTCACAGCCCAG ATGAGCCAGCTAGAATTGCAACAGGCAGCTTTGGAGGGGCTGGCCGTGCCACATGACCTCGCGGTGCAGGCAGCAAACTTCTACCAACCTGGTTTTGGCAAACCGCAGGTGGACAGAACCAGAGATGGATTCAGAAACAG GCAACAGCGAGTGACCAAGTCACCAGCACCCGTGCACCGAGGGAATTCCTCTTCCCCTGCCCCAGCTGCCTCCATCACAAGCATG ctttctccttccttcactcCTACCTCAGTGATTCGTAAGATGTATGAGagcaaagagaaaagcaaggaggaGCCAGCCTCTGGAAAAGCAGCTCTTGGTGACAGTAAAGAGGACACTCAGAAGCCCAGTGAAG AGAACCTCCTGTCATCCAgctctgtgcccactgctgatCGGGACTCTTCTCCCACCACAAATCCCAAATTGTCAACCCTGCAGCGATTTTCCTGTTCCACCCCACTGTCCCAGACCAACCGTTACACCAAAGAACAAGATTATCGACCTAAAGCAACTGGGAGGAAGACACCCACCCTGGCATCCCCAGTTCCAGGAACACCTTTTCTCCGCCCTGTCCACCAAGTTCCCCTGGTCCCCCACGTCCCCATCGTTCGGCCTGCTCACCAGCTTCACCCAGGGTTGGTCCAAAGGATGCTGGCCCAGGGAGTACATCCACAGCATCTTCCAAGTTTGCTCCAAGCTG GTGTGCTTCCCCCTGGGATGGACCTGACTCATTTACAGGGACTATCTGGCCCAATCCTGAGTCAACCCTTTTACCCTTTACCTGCCACTAGTCACCCTCTCCTAAACCCTCGTCCTGGGACACCTCTGCATCTGGCAATgatgcagcagcagctgcagcgcTCAG ttcttcatccTCCAGGCTCTGGTTCCCAGGCTGCTGCTGTCAGCGTTCAGACGACTCCTCAGAATGTGCCCAGCCGGTCAGGCCTGCCCCATGTGCACTCCCAGCTCGAGCACCGCCCCAGCCAGAGGAGCAGCTCCCCTGTGGGCCTCGCCAAATGGTTTGGCTCAGACGTGCTACAGCAGCCCCTGCCCTCCATGCCCACCAAAGTCATCAGTGTAGATGAACTGGAGTACCGACAGTGA
- the EIF4ENIF1 gene encoding eukaryotic translation initiation factor 4E transporter isoform X5: MDRSVGETENGDAFLDLKKQPASRSPHRYTKEELLDIKERPHSKQRPSCLSEKYDSDGVWDPEKWHASLYPASGRSSPVESLKKELDTDRPSLVRRIVDPRERVKEDDLDVVLSPQRRSFGGGCHVTAAVSSRRSGSPLEKDGDGLRLLGGRRIGSGRIISARTFEKDHRLSEKDLRDLRDRDRERDYKDKRFRREFVDSKRVFGERRRNDSYTEEEPEWFSAGPTSQSETIELTGFDDKILEEDHKGRKRTRRRTASVKEGIVECNGGVAEEDEVEVILEQEPAADQEVPREAVLPEQSPGEFDFNEFFNLDKVPCLASMIEDVLGEGSVSASRFSRWFSNPSRSGSRSSSLGSTPHEELERLAGLEQAILSPGQNSGNYFAPIPLEDHAETKVDILEMLQKAKVDLKPLLSSLSANKEKLKESSHSGVVLSVEEVEAGLKGLKVDQQVKNSTPFMAEHLEETLSTVTSNRQLKKDGDMTAFNKLVSTMKASGTLPSQPKVSRTLESHLMSPAEIPGQPVPKNILQELLGPPVQRPASSNLLSGLMGSLEPTTSLLGQRAPSPPLSQVFQTRAASADYLRPRIPSPIGFTSGPQQLLGDPFQGMRKPMSPVTAQQMSQLELQQAALEGLAVPHDLAVQAANFYQPGFGKPQVDRTRDGFRNRQQRVTKSPAPVHRGNSSSPAPAASITSMRTSCHPALCPLLIGTLLPPQIPNCQPCSDFPVPPHCPRPTVTPKNKIIDLKQLGGRHPPWHPQFQEHLFSALSTKFPWSPTSPSFGLLTSFTQGWSKGCWPREYIHSIFQVCSKLVCFPLGWT; this comes from the exons GAGGAGCTCTTGGATATTAAAGAACGCCCTCATTCCAAACAGAGGCCTTCGTGCCTCTCTGAGAAATACGACAG TGATGGTGTCTGGGACCCTGAGAAGTGGCACGCCTCCCTCTACCCAGCTTCAGGGCGGAGCTCACCGGTGGAAAGCCTgaagaaagagctggacacggacCGGCCTTCCCTCGTGCGCAGGATAGTAG ATCCACGAGAGCGTGTGAAGGAAGATGACTTAGATGTTGTTCTCAGCCCACAGAGACGCAGCTTTGGAGGGGGCTGCCACGTGACGGCTGCCGTCAGCTCCCGGCGCTCAGGAAGCCCGCTGGAGAAAGACGGCGACGGGCTCCGCCTGCTTGGCGGACGCAGGATCGGCAGCGGGAGGATCATCTCTGCTCGGACCTTTGAGAAGGATCACCGTCTTAGCGAGAAGGACCTGCGAGACTTGAGAGATAGAGACCGCGAGAGGGACTACAAGGACAAGCGTTTCAGG AGGGAGTTTGTGGATAGTAAGCGTGTCTTTGGTGAGCGTAGAAGAAACGATTCCTACACAGAAGAAGAACCAGAATGGTTCTCAGCTGGACCCACGAGTCAGTCTGAAACCATTGAGCTGACTGGCTTTGATGATAAGATACTGGAAGAAGACCATAAGGGGAGAAAAAGAACAAGGCGACGAACAGCCTCTGTGAAGGAAG GCATAGTCGAGTGCAATGGAGGAGTGGCTGAAGAGGATGAGGTGGAGGTCATCCTCGAACAGGAGCCCGCTGCTGATCAGGAAGTGCCAAGGGAGGCCGTCTTGCCTGAGCAGTCCCCAGGAGAATTTGACTTTAATGAGTTCTTTAACCTTGATAAGGTGCCATGCTTGGCTTCG ATGATAGAAGATGTTTTGGGAGAAGGTTCCGTCTCTGCCAGTCGGTTCAGTAGGTGGTTCTCTAACCCAAGCCGATCAGGAAGCCGATCCAGCAGCCTTGGGTCAACACCTCATGAAGAACTGGAGAGACTTGCAG GTCTGGAACAAGCCATCCTCTCTCCTGGACAGAACTCGGGGAATTATTTTGCTCCTATACCATTAGAAGACCATGCCGAAACTAAAGTGGATATTCTAGAAATGCTACAGAAAGCCAAAGTGGATTTAAAACCTCTCCTTTCCAGCCTTTCTGCAAATAAAGAAAAGCTTAAAGAGAGCT CACATTCAGGGGTTGTGCTTTCCGTGGAGGAGGTGGAAGCAGGGCTCAAGGGCTTGAAGGTTGACCAGCAAGTGAAGAATTCGACTCCCTTTATGGCAGAACATTTAGAGGAGACCCTGAGTACTGTGACCAGCAATAGACAGCTCAAAAAAGACGGAGATATGACTGCGTTCAACAAGCTAGTGAGCACCATGAAGGCAAGTGGGACTTTGCCTTCTCAGCCTAAAGTCAGT CGAACCCTTGAAAGCCATTTGATGTCCCCTGCTGAGATTCCAGGCCAGCCTGTCCCTAAGAACATCTTGCAG GAACTTCTGGGCCCACCTGTTCAGAGACCTGCTTCTTCCAATCTCCTGAGTGGCCTTATGGGGAGCTTGGAGCCTACAACATCATTACTGGGCCAGAGAGCACCCTCTCCTCCATTGTCACAGGTGTTTCAGACGAGAGCAGCCTCAGCAGACTACCTTCGTCCCAGAATACCATCACCAATTG GTTTCACGTCAGGACCACAGCAGCTTCTCGGAGATCCATTCCAAGGCATGCGCAAGCCCATGAGCCCAGTCACAGCCCAG CAGATGAGCCAGCTAGAATTGCAACAGGCAGCTTTGGAGGGGCTGGCCGTGCCACATGACCTCGCGGTGCAGGCAGCAAACTTCTACCAACCTGGTTTTGGCAAACCGCAGGTGGACAGAACCAGAGATGGATTCAGAAACAG GCAACAGCGAGTGACCAAGTCACCAGCACCCGTGCACCGAGGGAATTCCTCTTCCCCTGCCCCAGCTGCCTCCATCACAAGCATG AGAACCTCCTGTCATCCAgctctgtgcccactgctgatCGGGACTCTTCTCCCACCACAAATCCCAAATTGTCAACCCTGCAGCGATTTTCCTGTTCCACCCCACTGTCCCAGACCAACCGTTACACCAAAGAACAAGATTATCGACCTAAAGCAACTGGGAGGAAGACACCCACCCTGGCATCCCCAGTTCCAGGAACACCTTTTCTCCGCCCTGTCCACCAAGTTCCCCTGGTCCCCCACGTCCCCATCGTTCGGCCTGCTCACCAGCTTCACCCAGGGTTGGTCCAAAGGATGCTGGCCCAGGGAGTACATCCACAGCATCTTCCAAGTTTGCTCCAAGCTG GTGTGCTTCCCCCTGGGATGGACCTGA